The Hoplias malabaricus isolate fHopMal1 chromosome 9, fHopMal1.hap1, whole genome shotgun sequence genome contains a region encoding:
- the si:dkey-112a7.4 gene encoding uncharacterized protein si:dkey-112a7.4, with product MKTKCEVQKETQIAEMYGTAGMPDLLPPAECDLRPTGIEARRNGPATHPPPQRIQRAPKLGQIGRSRRVVIDDEDLDDIMNNNRSFPVSISVSPLA from the exons ATGAAGACAAAGTGTGAAGTGCAGAAGGAGACACAGATAGCTGAGATGTACGGCACAGCGGGGATGCCTGACCTCCTGCCCCCAGCAGAGTGTGACCTGAGGCCGACTGGCATAGAGGCACGGAGGAACGGCCCGGCGACTCATCCTCCACCTCAGAGGATACAGAGAGCCCCTAAACTGGGTCAGATTGGCCGCTCCAGGAGAG TGGTCATTGACGACGAAGACTTGGATGACATCATGAATAACAACAGGAGCTTCCCTGTATCTATCAGTGTCTCACCTTTAGCCTAA